From the Hevea brasiliensis isolate MT/VB/25A 57/8 chromosome 15, ASM3005281v1, whole genome shotgun sequence genome, one window contains:
- the LOC110665077 gene encoding CASP-like protein 5C1, with amino-acid sequence MDDHVPGSMGTTASFSLRLGQIIFSSASLFFMSLSVQFYSYTAFCYLVTIMGLAIPWSFTLAIVDGYSVLFKCHIRQPGILLIVTIGDWVLSILMLAAACSTASVVDLLLHAGGSYCPPRVCSRYQISAAMAFLSWFLSMVSSLFNLWLLPSL; translated from the exons ATGGATGATCATGTTCCTGGCTCAATGGGAACCACTGCCAGCTTTTCTTTGAGATTGGGCCAGATCATCTTCTCTTCTGCTTCTCTCTTTTTCATGTCTTTGAGTGTTCAATTCTACAGCTACACTGCCTTCTG CTACCTGGTCACAATCATGGGTTTGGCAATCCCATGGAGTTTCACATTGGCAATTGTTGATGGATACTCTGTTCTGTTTAAATGCCATATCCGGCAGCCTGGAATACTGCTGATTGTTACCATTGGAGATTGG GTTTTATCAATTCTTATGCTAGCTGCAGCATGCTCAACAGCTAGTGTTGTGGATCTCCTGCTCCATGCTGGTGGGTCATATTGCCCTCCTAGGGTTTGCAGTAGATACCAAATATCTGCTGCTATGGCATTCTTGTCTTGGTTTCTGTCCATGGTTTCATCTCTGTTCAATCTCTGGTTACTTCCCTCCTTGTGA
- the LOC110665075 gene encoding mitochondrial import receptor subunit TOM6 homolog — protein MFPGMFMRKPDKAEALKQLKTHVAMFGVWVAVVRVTPYILHFLSDEKDELKLEF, from the coding sequence ATGTTTCCAGGAATGTTTATGCGAAAACCAGACAAGGCAGAGGCATTGAAGCAGTTGAAGACCCATGTGGCTATGTTCGGCGTGTGGGTAGCCGTCGTCCGTGTCACCCCTTACATTCTTCACTTCCTCTCCGATGAAAAAGATGAGCTCAAGCTCGAATTCTAA
- the LOC110665074 gene encoding mitochondrial import receptor subunit TOM6 homolog, with protein sequence MFPGMFMRKPDKAVALKQLKTHVAMFGVWVAVVRVTPYILHFLYDEKDELKLEF encoded by the coding sequence ATGTTTCCAGGAATGTTTATGCGAAAACCAGACAAGGCAGTGGCATTGAAGCAGTTGAAGACCCATGTGGCTATGTTCGGTGTGTGGGTCGCCGTCGTCCGTGTCACCCCTTACATTCTCCACTTCCTCTACGATGAAAAAGATGAGCTCAAGCTCGAATTCTAA